A stretch of Leptolyngbya subtilissima AS-A7 DNA encodes these proteins:
- the murA gene encoding UDP-N-acetylglucosamine 1-carboxyvinyltransferase: MEDTAIVTSIGLPNPVAAAEADGAVLEITGGTPLRGQATISGAKNSALVVMAGTLLCSQPCRIRNIPHLMDIERMGEVLTALGVGLKREDDALVVDATTIAHTKAPYDVVSRLRASFFVIGPLLARMGVARIPLPGGCAIGARPVELHVRGLQAMGADVHIEHGTVHAYVPGSGGRLQGAKIYLDYPSVGATETLMMAATLADGETIIENAAQEPEVTDLANFCRAMGARIRGAGTNTITIVGVPSLHSTDYGIIPDRIEAGTLLVAGAITRSEISLYPVIPEHLTAVIAKLQEIGGQVVVDGPSRVRYVPSHTIAPTDIQTGPFPGFPTDMQAQFMALMAVCEGSSLITETVFENRLRHVAELNRMGADIRLNGNCAIIKGVHQLSGAPVLATDLRASAALVLAGLAAKGTTTIQGLHHLDRGYDDLEGKLRLLGANLRRYNDGSVPAI, from the coding sequence GTGGAGGACACCGCTATCGTTACGTCCATTGGTTTACCTAACCCTGTAGCCGCTGCCGAAGCGGATGGTGCTGTCCTTGAAATTACCGGCGGTACTCCCCTAAGAGGCCAAGCCACCATCAGCGGAGCCAAAAATTCTGCCCTGGTGGTGATGGCCGGTACCCTGCTCTGCTCACAGCCCTGCCGCATTCGCAATATTCCTCACCTGATGGATATTGAGCGGATGGGGGAGGTGCTCACCGCCCTCGGGGTAGGCCTGAAGCGCGAAGACGATGCCCTGGTGGTAGACGCCACCACCATTGCCCATACCAAAGCGCCCTACGACGTGGTTAGCCGTCTGCGAGCTAGCTTCTTTGTCATCGGCCCGCTGCTGGCCCGCATGGGGGTAGCGCGCATTCCTCTGCCCGGCGGCTGCGCGATCGGAGCTCGCCCAGTGGAGCTGCACGTGCGCGGGCTTCAGGCTATGGGTGCCGATGTGCACATTGAGCACGGCACCGTGCACGCCTATGTACCCGGCAGCGGTGGACGCTTGCAAGGGGCCAAAATTTATCTCGACTACCCCAGCGTGGGAGCCACCGAAACCCTGATGATGGCGGCTACCCTGGCTGACGGCGAAACCATTATTGAAAACGCTGCCCAGGAGCCTGAAGTCACCGACTTGGCCAACTTCTGCCGAGCCATGGGGGCACGGATTCGTGGCGCGGGCACCAACACTATCACTATCGTTGGGGTGCCCAGCCTGCACAGCACTGACTATGGCATCATTCCCGATCGCATTGAGGCCGGCACCCTGCTGGTGGCCGGGGCCATCACCCGCTCTGAGATCAGCCTATACCCGGTAATTCCTGAGCATCTCACCGCCGTGATTGCCAAGCTCCAAGAAATTGGCGGGCAGGTCGTGGTCGATGGCCCCAGTCGCGTGCGCTACGTGCCCTCCCATACCATTGCCCCCACCGACATTCAAACCGGGCCGTTTCCGGGCTTTCCCACCGATATGCAGGCCCAGTTTATGGCCTTGATGGCGGTCTGCGAAGGCAGTAGCCTGATCACCGAAACGGTGTTTGAAAATCGCCTGCGCCACGTGGCCGAACTCAACCGCATGGGGGCTGATATTCGGCTCAATGGCAACTGCGCCATTATTAAGGGCGTTCATCAGCTCTCGGGGGCTCCGGTGCTGGCCACCGACCTGCGAGCTTCGGCTGCTCTAGTGCTGGCCGGTTTAGCGGCCAAGGGCACCACCACCATCCAGGGTCTGCACCACCTCGATCGCGGCTATGACGACCTCGAGGGTAAGCTCCGACTGCTGGGAGCCAACCTGCGTCGCTATAACGACGGCTCCGTTCCCGCTATTTAG
- a CDS encoding FAD-binding oxidoreductase, with protein MTLARPATDWDAIAQAFGAIETIRDPNQREKLSKDYYYFSPVLQGQLADLVADLIVRPTNEAEVLAVAKVCVEARVPVTVRGAGTGNYGQCIPLEGGVVLDLSKMNAVKRVEPGVAWVEPGAKLSAIDKVTRETGWELRMYPSTYRTATIGGFIGGGSGGIGSISYGQLRDRGNLNAVRVVTFDDNPRVIELRGDEVQKVNHAYGTNGIITELEIPLGPAYPWSEVIVAFDDFMTAAHFGQALGDADGLIKKLISIHAWPIPSYFASLKPYLPQGKAAALLMVAEPSLKLFAELVQEFGGTITYSKSAQEASKGAPLAEFTWNHTTLHARSVDPSLTYLQTLFPYDPKLERVQHFYEHFGDEVIMHLEYLRMGGNTIPAALQIVRYSTPERLAEVIRYHEDNGALIANPHTYLLEDGGMKKVDAVQVNFKAEVDPYGLLNPGKMRGWLERGKALPHGSSPASN; from the coding sequence ATGACCCTGGCTCGCCCTGCTACCGACTGGGATGCTATAGCCCAAGCTTTTGGGGCGATCGAAACGATTCGCGACCCCAACCAGCGCGAAAAACTCTCCAAGGACTACTACTATTTCAGCCCAGTGTTGCAAGGGCAGCTGGCCGACCTAGTAGCCGATTTGATCGTGCGTCCTACCAACGAGGCAGAAGTGCTGGCGGTGGCCAAGGTCTGTGTTGAGGCGCGGGTGCCCGTCACCGTGCGAGGGGCAGGCACCGGCAATTACGGCCAGTGCATTCCTTTAGAGGGCGGGGTAGTGCTCGACCTGAGCAAAATGAACGCGGTGAAGCGGGTCGAGCCAGGGGTGGCCTGGGTAGAGCCGGGGGCTAAACTCTCAGCGATCGACAAAGTCACCCGCGAAACCGGCTGGGAACTGCGGATGTATCCCTCTACCTACCGCACGGCAACCATTGGCGGGTTTATTGGCGGCGGCAGCGGCGGCATTGGGTCGATTAGCTATGGGCAATTACGCGATCGCGGCAACCTCAACGCCGTACGCGTGGTCACCTTTGACGATAATCCTCGCGTCATTGAGCTGCGGGGCGACGAGGTACAGAAGGTTAACCACGCCTACGGCACTAACGGCATTATCACCGAGCTAGAAATTCCCTTGGGGCCAGCCTACCCCTGGTCCGAGGTGATTGTGGCCTTCGACGACTTTATGACCGCTGCTCACTTTGGCCAAGCCTTGGGCGATGCTGACGGGCTGATCAAAAAGCTGATCAGCATTCACGCCTGGCCAATTCCCAGCTATTTTGCGTCTCTGAAACCCTACCTGCCCCAGGGCAAAGCGGCGGCGCTGCTGATGGTGGCCGAGCCTTCCTTGAAACTATTCGCGGAACTGGTGCAGGAATTTGGCGGCACCATCACCTACAGCAAATCGGCCCAGGAGGCCAGCAAAGGCGCACCTCTGGCGGAGTTCACCTGGAACCACACCACCCTCCACGCCCGCAGCGTTGACCCATCGCTTACCTATTTGCAAACCCTGTTTCCCTACGATCCCAAGTTGGAACGGGTGCAGCACTTCTATGAGCACTTTGGCGACGAGGTGATCATGCACCTGGAATACCTGCGCATGGGGGGCAACACGATTCCGGCGGCGCTGCAGATTGTGCGTTACTCGACCCCCGAGCGGCTGGCGGAAGTTATTCGCTACCACGAAGACAACGGGGCGCTGATCGCCAACCCCCACACCTACCTGCTTGAAGACGGCGGTATGAAAAAGGTAGATGCGGTGCAGGTGAACTTTAAAGCTGAGGTTGACCCCTACGGGCTGCTCAACCCCGGTAAAATGCGCGGCTGGCTAGAGCGAGGTAAGGCGTTGCCCCATGGTTCTTCCCCCGCATCCAACTAA
- a CDS encoding pentapeptide repeat-containing protein, translating into MGGLDSLDFSNRDLRNRSFRGRNLSGADFRGSDIRGCDFGQAQLVGANFERARTGQTRRQVFLPLMVAGAFALALAYGLSQMVFGALGQTPEQSAWMSVVMLHIFAGVAGTGSASRALVGRDVSASRAGLYLSGVCSAALAGFFYLGSYFDQNLKAAIAGAIAGASLAIVFSLMAKKPMRVFIPAMGAIAAYGFSFLIWTAAIAHLSARQYIWGVCLGALSLVYVWFAICSLRAVGHGVSQLIGTSFRGANLTNAQFDQGNLKNTDFSKAIGR; encoded by the coding sequence ATGGGTGGTTTGGATTCCCTCGATTTTAGCAATCGGGATTTACGCAACCGCTCCTTTAGGGGCAGAAACCTAAGTGGTGCTGATTTTAGAGGTTCTGATATTCGAGGCTGTGACTTTGGCCAGGCCCAACTAGTGGGGGCTAATTTTGAGCGCGCTCGAACAGGACAAACCCGTCGCCAAGTGTTTTTACCGCTTATGGTGGCTGGAGCGTTTGCTTTAGCGCTTGCCTATGGGCTGAGCCAAATGGTTTTTGGCGCTTTGGGGCAGACGCCAGAGCAATCGGCCTGGATGTCTGTCGTCATGCTGCACATCTTTGCAGGAGTGGCAGGGACTGGTTCGGCGAGCCGCGCTTTAGTCGGGCGGGATGTCAGCGCTAGTCGAGCAGGACTGTATCTATCTGGCGTTTGTTCGGCGGCATTGGCAGGCTTTTTCTACCTTGGCAGCTACTTTGACCAAAATCTTAAGGCTGCGATCGCAGGTGCAATTGCCGGAGCCAGCCTCGCGATCGTCTTCAGTTTGATGGCTAAGAAGCCCATGAGAGTTTTCATTCCTGCCATGGGCGCAATTGCTGCCTATGGGTTCTCCTTTTTAATATGGACTGCGGCGATCGCCCATTTGAGCGCTAGACAGTACATCTGGGGCGTTTGCTTAGGCGCTTTGTCGCTGGTCTATGTATGGTTTGCCATCTGCTCGCTACGGGCAGTGGGCCACGGGGTCAGCCAGCTGATTGGCACCTCGTTTCGAGGGGCCAATTTAACCAATGCTCAATTTGACCAGGGGAACTTAAAAAATACCGATTTTTCGAAAGCAATAGGTCGGTAA
- a CDS encoding phosphodiester glycosidase family protein yields the protein MHSSPRPYILHLITLDLTTPGIRAFTTAGRPTENRGETTARTTSEFLQEFNLQLAINANYFYPFREKAPWDFYPHRGDRVNVVGQAIADGTAYASAEADWPALCISPANRAQILETGECPVGTAQAVAGRDLLILNNNPVALSESESDQPYSRTAVAVNKTGETLWLAIVDGKQPFYSEGITLAELTEVFKQLEVDTALCLDGGGSSTLVVKTGSRPTVLNAPIHTKIPMRERPVANHLGFYAQT from the coding sequence GTGCATTCTTCTCCTCGCCCCTACATCCTGCATCTCATTACCCTTGATTTGACAACCCCTGGCATCCGAGCCTTCACTACTGCGGGCAGGCCTACAGAAAATCGGGGCGAGACCACGGCACGGACAACGTCAGAATTCTTGCAGGAATTTAACCTGCAGCTGGCAATCAATGCCAATTACTTCTATCCGTTTCGTGAAAAGGCTCCTTGGGACTTCTATCCCCACAGGGGCGATCGCGTCAACGTGGTAGGCCAAGCTATTGCCGATGGCACTGCCTATGCTTCTGCTGAGGCAGATTGGCCAGCCCTCTGTATTTCCCCAGCTAATCGGGCCCAAATTTTGGAGACAGGCGAATGTCCTGTCGGTACTGCCCAGGCCGTTGCAGGCCGAGATCTGTTAATCCTTAATAACAACCCGGTTGCTCTTAGTGAGTCCGAGTCGGATCAGCCCTACTCTCGTACGGCAGTTGCTGTGAACAAGACGGGGGAGACGCTATGGTTGGCCATCGTCGATGGTAAGCAGCCTTTTTACAGTGAGGGCATTACCCTGGCAGAGCTAACCGAAGTCTTCAAGCAGCTTGAGGTTGACACGGCGCTCTGTTTAGATGGTGGGGGTTCATCCACCTTAGTCGTCAAAACCGGGTCAAGGCCAACGGTTCTAAATGCTCCTATTCATACCAAAATTCCAATGCGGGAGCGTCCGGTGGCTAACCATTTAGGGTTTTACGCTCAAACGTAA
- a CDS encoding AMP-binding protein: MGETLSALLETRWDDDWLIGPSNQEFWQRLSKLIPVFAEYRKSCGSHCPGILLAEPDPIQFLAACLAAWSEGCTVVLANPRWGDRERHQLQALVNPRWDAPIWPGIRGYPCQVVESQPGQILIPTGGSSGQIKFAVHSWKTLNVSIKGFQAHFGVGVVHTYCVLPLFHVSGLMQALRVLTSGGELALQSYSQLKSGERLLLKPGGFISLVPTQLQELLALGSEFIPWLRSFRAVLLGGAPAGRSLLDQAQAAQIPVALTYGMTETAAQVATLLPEEFLAGHRSSGRPLPHVNLTIFNDQGQPQRSGQAGRVIIQAKSLALGYRDGFSKPGSSVVGSAHPTGGVPFVTDDIGYVDNEGYLYIVGRSSTKIITGGENVFPEDIEAVLLATGWVSDACVVGLPCDRWGQRLCALVVMDSLKLLPDLREQLRSLLAAYKLPKQWILVSDLPKTAQGKLSRPQAQALAQKILGMDS; encoded by the coding sequence ATGGGAGAGACTTTAAGCGCGCTGCTCGAAACTCGGTGGGACGACGACTGGCTGATCGGCCCCAGTAATCAAGAGTTTTGGCAGCGTTTAAGCAAACTTATCCCTGTTTTTGCTGAGTACAGAAAATCCTGTGGCTCACACTGCCCCGGCATCTTGCTTGCCGAGCCTGATCCGATCCAGTTCTTGGCGGCCTGTCTGGCGGCTTGGTCGGAGGGTTGCACCGTGGTGTTGGCTAACCCTCGCTGGGGCGATCGCGAGCGTCATCAGCTACAAGCCTTAGTCAACCCTCGCTGGGATGCCCCGATCTGGCCGGGAATCAGGGGCTATCCCTGCCAAGTTGTGGAAAGTCAGCCGGGGCAAATTCTCATTCCCACAGGCGGCTCGTCTGGGCAGATCAAGTTTGCGGTGCACAGCTGGAAGACTTTAAACGTCTCTATTAAAGGGTTTCAGGCTCACTTTGGAGTGGGGGTCGTGCATACCTACTGCGTGCTGCCGCTGTTCCACGTCAGCGGGTTGATGCAGGCTCTGCGGGTGCTTACTTCGGGGGGCGAGCTGGCGCTGCAATCCTACAGCCAACTCAAAAGCGGAGAACGGTTGCTGCTGAAACCCGGCGGGTTCATCTCGCTGGTGCCAACTCAGCTACAAGAATTGCTGGCTTTGGGTAGTGAATTCATTCCGTGGCTGCGAAGTTTTCGAGCGGTGTTGCTGGGGGGCGCTCCGGCGGGGCGATCGCTCCTCGATCAGGCCCAAGCCGCTCAAATTCCCGTCGCCCTCACCTACGGCATGACCGAAACCGCTGCTCAGGTCGCCACCCTCCTACCCGAGGAATTTTTGGCGGGGCACCGCAGCAGCGGCAGACCACTGCCCCACGTCAATCTCACTATTTTTAATGACCAAGGCCAGCCTCAGCGATCGGGGCAAGCGGGACGGGTGATTATTCAGGCTAAATCCTTAGCCCTGGGATATCGGGATGGTTTCAGCAAACCAGGTTCCTCAGTGGTGGGCAGTGCCCACCCTACGGGGGGAGTACCCTTCGTCACCGATGACATTGGCTATGTCGATAACGAAGGCTATCTATATATTGTTGGCCGCAGCAGCACCAAGATTATTACCGGCGGTGAGAATGTGTTCCCCGAAGACATTGAGGCGGTGCTGCTGGCGACGGGCTGGGTGAGCGATGCCTGTGTGGTAGGGTTGCCGTGCGATCGCTGGGGTCAGCGGCTCTGTGCCCTGGTGGTGATGGATTCCCTAAAACTACTGCCGGATCTACGTGAGCAACTGCGATCGCTGTTGGCCGCTTACAAACTGCCCAAGCAGTGGATTCTCGTCAGCGACCTACCTAAGACCGCTCAGGGCAAACTCAGTCGCCCCCAGGCCCAGGCCCTCGCTCAAAAAATTCTGGGCATGGACTCCTAA
- a CDS encoding o-succinylbenzoate synthase, with amino-acid sequence MGVELAVRPYRRRFAQPLQTAHGPWMWREGLLIRLKDGLGRVGYGEVTPIPWFGSESMAESLAFCQAQGGEWRSPPIPADLPATQFGLESAMAELAAENSDVWQEPTSTTICGLLPAGERALAIAPQRFAQGHRTLKWKISVHPITDEIHWLNQLVQALPLDARLRLDANGGLSLAQAKQWLVACDRVNTNPQLATIEYLEQPLPPDQLAVMTALGERYQTAIALDESVATVVQLENCWDQGWRGVFVVKPAIAGSPQKLEAFCQQHQPRLVFSTAFETAIGRRAALAIAARCSPAPAPALGFGTQGWFADNWDTLTPAELWERL; translated from the coding sequence ATGGGGGTTGAGCTAGCGGTTCGCCCTTACCGACGGCGGTTTGCTCAGCCATTGCAAACGGCTCATGGCCCTTGGATGTGGCGAGAGGGGCTGTTAATTCGCCTTAAGGATGGTTTGGGGCGCGTGGGTTACGGCGAGGTGACCCCAATTCCTTGGTTTGGCAGCGAATCGATGGCCGAGTCGCTAGCGTTTTGCCAGGCTCAGGGGGGTGAGTGGCGATCGCCGCCCATTCCCGCTGATTTGCCTGCTACCCAGTTTGGGTTGGAATCTGCAATGGCAGAGTTAGCAGCAGAAAATTCTGATGTTTGGCAGGAACCGACGAGCACAACTATTTGCGGCCTCCTGCCCGCTGGTGAGAGGGCTTTAGCAATCGCCCCCCAGCGCTTTGCCCAGGGCCATCGCACCCTGAAGTGGAAAATTAGCGTGCACCCCATCACTGATGAAATTCACTGGTTAAATCAGCTGGTACAAGCCCTTCCTCTCGACGCTCGGCTGCGGCTAGATGCCAATGGGGGACTGAGTTTGGCCCAAGCCAAGCAATGGTTGGTGGCCTGCGATCGCGTCAACACCAATCCTCAACTGGCTACTATTGAATATTTAGAGCAGCCGCTGCCGCCCGATCAGCTAGCGGTGATGACAGCGTTGGGGGAGCGATATCAAACCGCGATCGCTCTCGATGAATCGGTCGCTACGGTGGTTCAGCTAGAGAATTGTTGGGATCAAGGCTGGCGGGGGGTGTTTGTGGTCAAACCAGCGATCGCTGGCTCGCCCCAGAAACTAGAAGCCTTCTGCCAACAGCATCAGCCCCGTCTCGTCTTTTCCACTGCTTTTGAAACCGCAATCGGACGACGGGCTGCCTTGGCGATCGCCGCCCGTTGTTCTCCAGCCCCGGCCCCAGCTCTGGGCTTTGGTACCCAGGGGTGGTTTGCCGACAACTGGGATACCCTCACCCCTGCCGAGCTATGGGAGAGACTTTAA
- the menA gene encoding 2-carboxy-1,4-naphthoquinone phytyltransferase, whose product MTTQSVNQADRKLWLAAIKPPMYSVAIMPMVVGSAIAYAETGQFDSGIFALFLLAAVLILAWENLSNDVFDSETGIDVNKAHSVVNLTRNRRLVFALANLCLGLGIAGIVAIALAQQDPTVLAIVLLCCGLGYMYQGPPFRLGYQGLGEVLCFFSFGPLAMGAAYYSQTQSWSWGSQMAGVMVGLTTTLVLFCSHFHQVDDDIAAGKRSPIVRLGTKRGAALIPWTCGLVFAIAALGLLLGLFPIWTALVFGSLLSAWRLSRHVTRYHDQPQRVFNAKFFAIGFHSWSGVLLSLGFWLGAYGG is encoded by the coding sequence ATGACCACCCAATCGGTAAACCAAGCTGACCGCAAACTCTGGCTAGCGGCTATAAAGCCCCCTATGTATAGCGTTGCCATCATGCCGATGGTGGTGGGCAGCGCGATCGCTTACGCTGAAACAGGCCAGTTTGACAGCGGTATTTTTGCGCTATTTCTGCTGGCGGCGGTGCTTATTTTGGCCTGGGAAAACCTCAGTAATGATGTGTTTGACTCGGAGACCGGCATTGATGTTAATAAAGCGCATTCTGTCGTTAACCTGACGCGCAATCGGCGGCTGGTTTTTGCCTTGGCAAACCTGTGTTTGGGCTTAGGCATTGCTGGCATTGTGGCGATCGCCCTGGCCCAGCAAGACCCCACCGTGCTAGCGATCGTCCTGCTCTGCTGCGGGCTGGGCTACATGTACCAGGGACCGCCCTTTCGTTTGGGCTACCAGGGGCTGGGGGAAGTGCTGTGCTTTTTTAGCTTTGGCCCCCTGGCGATGGGGGCGGCCTACTATAGCCAAACCCAGAGCTGGTCTTGGGGCAGCCAAATGGCAGGGGTAATGGTGGGGCTGACCACGACTCTGGTGCTGTTTTGCTCCCACTTTCACCAGGTGGATGATGATATTGCGGCAGGCAAGCGATCGCCCATTGTGCGTCTGGGCACGAAGCGAGGGGCGGCGCTGATTCCGTGGACCTGTGGGCTTGTGTTTGCGATTGCCGCCCTTGGCCTATTGCTTGGGCTATTCCCCATCTGGACGGCGCTGGTGTTTGGTAGCCTGCTGTCGGCCTGGCGGCTGAGTCGCCACGTCACCCGCTACCACGACCAGCCCCAGCGGGTCTTCAACGCCAAGTTTTTTGCCATTGGCTTTCACTCTTGGAGCGGGGTGCTACTGAGCCTAGGGTTTTGGCTAGGCGCCTATGGGGGTTGA
- a CDS encoding single-stranded DNA-binding protein encodes MSSRGLNLCTLSGNVAADPQVRHVERKTGGSAQVAEMTIYVDRIPSRKDNDSFTVDISVWEGSPAWRKLTHVKKGSLIIASGAIDASPYVSKTDSQARAGLQLKATDIFLDSSPKVEEPKPESEF; translated from the coding sequence ATGTCCAGTCGCGGATTAAATCTGTGCACCCTATCCGGCAATGTCGCCGCCGACCCTCAGGTGCGTCACGTTGAGCGCAAAACCGGCGGCAGCGCCCAGGTAGCCGAAATGACTATCTACGTCGATCGCATCCCCAGCCGCAAAGATAACGACAGCTTTACCGTTGACATCAGCGTGTGGGAAGGCTCCCCCGCCTGGCGCAAGCTTACCCACGTGAAAAAGGGCTCGCTAATTATCGCCAGCGGTGCGATCGACGCCTCTCCCTACGTCAGCAAAACTGACTCCCAGGCGCGGGCCGGGCTTCAGCTCAAAGCTACCGACATCTTTCTGGATTCTTCTCCCAAAGTTGAAGAACCTAAACCAGAAAGCGAGTTTTAA
- a CDS encoding DUF1823 family protein, translating to MPPLTDDTLWAILNDELDDDTVNCLVWRSLGYQEISNGWDSSAVAPAWAEKYPEPPNFIESRPATVQLTRSIPPEYKQLLKEELGFKGYSIDQLVPRLTRRATMVSWLLSYRQQQATDGFAAKDNA from the coding sequence ATGCCTCCATTAACCGACGATACTCTGTGGGCCATTCTCAACGATGAGCTGGACGACGACACCGTGAACTGTCTGGTGTGGCGCAGCCTGGGCTACCAAGAAATTTCTAATGGCTGGGATAGCTCGGCGGTGGCGCCAGCCTGGGCCGAGAAATACCCAGAGCCGCCAAACTTTATCGAGAGTCGCCCAGCAACGGTGCAACTAACTCGGTCGATTCCGCCGGAGTACAAGCAGCTGCTTAAGGAAGAATTGGGGTTCAAGGGGTATAGCATCGACCAGCTAGTGCCTCGACTGACGCGGCGGGCAACGATGGTGAGCTGGCTGCTCAGCTACCGCCAGCAGCAGGCCACAGACGGCTTCGCTGCTAAAGACAATGCCTGA
- a CDS encoding alpha/beta fold hydrolase yields MTTALAIPDVKTWQWQGFSIRYQHIGGMGAPVLCIHGFGASSDHWRKNLPAYGENFQAYAIDLIGFGFSDKPTPGQPLPYTFETWGQQILDFCREVIGQPAYLVANSIGCIVALQAAVDGSEWVKGIVMLNCSIRLLHERRRAEISWHQRLSTPVVQQLLGYSQVGRFFFSRIAQRKVIRNLLGQAYHRPEAITDELVEAILGPALTEGAADVFLAFVRYSQGPLPEDLLPQLQCPVWIIWGQDDPWEPVAMGRGLANYPTVQSMEELPGVGHCPQDEAPELVNPLVLGWLSQAELPAERKNS; encoded by the coding sequence GTGACGACTGCCCTGGCTATTCCCGACGTTAAAACCTGGCAATGGCAGGGGTTTTCCATTCGCTACCAACACATTGGCGGTATGGGTGCCCCGGTGCTGTGCATCCACGGGTTTGGGGCGTCAAGCGATCACTGGCGTAAAAATCTGCCGGCCTATGGCGAAAATTTTCAGGCCTATGCGATCGATCTAATTGGTTTTGGCTTTTCTGACAAACCCACTCCCGGCCAACCTCTGCCCTACACCTTCGAGACCTGGGGCCAGCAAATTCTGGACTTTTGCCGTGAGGTGATTGGTCAACCTGCTTACTTGGTGGCCAACTCCATCGGCTGCATTGTGGCTCTCCAGGCCGCTGTAGATGGGTCTGAGTGGGTCAAGGGCATAGTGATGCTCAACTGCTCTATCCGCCTACTGCACGAGCGGCGGCGGGCCGAAATTTCTTGGCACCAGCGCCTTAGCACTCCCGTAGTGCAGCAGCTGCTGGGCTATTCCCAGGTGGGTCGCTTCTTTTTCTCCCGCATTGCCCAGCGCAAGGTGATTCGCAATTTGCTGGGTCAGGCCTATCACCGCCCTGAGGCTATTACCGACGAGCTGGTTGAGGCCATTCTTGGCCCCGCCCTCACCGAGGGGGCTGCCGACGTGTTTCTGGCCTTTGTGCGCTACTCCCAAGGCCCGCTGCCCGAAGATTTGCTGCCCCAGCTTCAGTGCCCGGTATGGATTATCTGGGGCCAGGACGATCCCTGGGAGCCGGTGGCTATGGGTCGCGGCTTGGCAAACTATCCAACAGTTCAATCGATGGAAGAACTCCCGGGTGTGGGCCACTGCCCCCAGGACGAAGCCCCCGAGCTAGTCAATCCGTTAGTGCTAGGCTGGTTGAGCCAGGCTGAATTGCCCGCTGAGAGAAAAAATTCCTAA
- the fbp gene encoding class 1 fructose-bisphosphatase: MADYQPADSAFALDRDCTTLSRHVLEQLHSFGPEAQDLSALMNRIALAGKIIARHLSRAGLMATALGFTGDTNIQGEAVKKMDIYANDVFISVFKQSGLVCRLASEEMEQPYYIPENCPIGRYTLLYDPIDGSSNVDINLNVGSIFSIRRQQGDDLDHSGSDLLQDGRQQLAAGYILYGPSTVLVYSIGHGVHAFVLDPSLGEFILATENIQVPAHGPTYSVNEGNFWQWEEAIRDFTRYVHRHDGYSARYTGALVADFHRILTQGGVFLYPGTTKKPEGKLRLLYETAPLAFLIEQAGGRASTGTTDIMGVVPGEIHQRTPFVVGSRDDVALVESFIQDHSRRQSTLLAN, translated from the coding sequence ATGGCCGACTACCAACCCGCCGACTCCGCCTTTGCCCTCGATCGCGATTGCACCACCCTCTCTCGCCATGTGCTTGAGCAGCTCCACAGCTTTGGCCCCGAGGCCCAAGACCTCAGCGCCCTAATGAACCGCATTGCCTTGGCCGGTAAGATTATTGCCCGCCACCTGAGCCGCGCCGGGCTGATGGCGACGGCCCTGGGCTTTACGGGCGACACCAACATTCAGGGCGAAGCCGTTAAGAAGATGGATATCTACGCCAACGACGTGTTTATCTCGGTCTTCAAGCAGAGTGGTCTGGTTTGCCGCCTCGCTTCCGAAGAGATGGAGCAGCCCTACTACATTCCCGAAAACTGCCCGATTGGCCGCTATACCCTGCTCTATGACCCCATCGACGGGTCGTCCAACGTCGACATCAACCTCAATGTGGGCTCTATTTTTTCGATTCGCCGCCAGCAGGGCGACGACCTCGACCACAGCGGCTCCGATTTGCTGCAAGACGGTCGCCAACAGCTGGCAGCCGGCTATATTCTCTACGGCCCCAGCACCGTGCTGGTGTATTCCATTGGCCATGGGGTGCATGCCTTTGTGCTCGACCCCAGCCTGGGCGAATTTATCTTGGCCACTGAAAACATTCAGGTGCCAGCCCACGGCCCCACCTACAGCGTCAACGAGGGCAACTTTTGGCAGTGGGAAGAGGCCATTCGCGACTTTACCCGCTACGTGCACCGTCATGACGGCTACTCCGCCCGCTACACCGGGGCCCTGGTGGCCGACTTCCACCGCATTTTGACCCAGGGGGGCGTGTTCCTCTACCCTGGCACCACCAAAAAGCCCGAGGGCAAGCTGCGGCTGCTCTACGAGACGGCTCCCCTAGCCTTTTTGATTGAGCAAGCCGGTGGCCGGGCCAGCACTGGTACCACAGACATTATGGGGGTGGTACCCGGTGAAATTCACCAGCGCACGCCCTTTGTGGTGGGCAGCCGCGACGACGTGGCCTTGGTGGAGTCCTTCATTCAAGACCACAGCCGCCGCCAAAGCACCCTGCTGGCCAATTAA